A genomic window from Glycine max cultivar Williams 82 chromosome 17, Glycine_max_v4.0, whole genome shotgun sequence includes:
- the LOC100787321 gene encoding RNA demethylase ALKBH9B, protein MEQHHHQQPQPNNNGSNTTTTTTDPFLLNYTTSDLRTASEFLATWLPFLSRDLCTRCTIFLSDRVRSIDPGEAPQDDTPNDQNDMDVEDNCDNHSLGSWKDGAEVNSSNVETPSQRMSWADMAQEDDEFGVEEDNNNNGGNVVMGDSNASSDVAKVEKPTLPREQREYIRFMNVRRKKDFICFERVHGKLVNILEGLELHTGIFSAAEQKRIVNYVASLQEMGKKGELKERTFSAPQKWMRGKGRQTIQFGCCYNYADRDGNPPGILTNGMVDPIPDLFKVIIRRLVKWHVLPPTCVPDSCIVNIYEEGDCIPPHIDNHDFVRPFCTVSFLSECNIVFGSNLKIVGPGEFDGSIAIPLPMGSVLVLNGNGADVAKHCVPAVPTKRISITFRRMDVARRPFGYVPEPDLQGIQPLAYEVEQEKKSSGHRPSRHTNRHKVRRGGGRNDALGSATRNDRFSEPRDSNLSSSRSASRNDRFSEPRDSNVSSPRSASRNDRFSEPHDSNLSSSRSANRWSRKPGS, encoded by the exons ATGGAacaacaccaccaccaacaacCTCAACCCAACAACAATGGTtccaacaccaccaccaccaccaccgacCCTTTCCTCCTCAACTACACCACCTCGGATCTCCGAACCGCTTCGGAGTTTCTCGCCACGTGGCTCCCTTTCCTCTCACGAGATCTCTGCACTCGATGCACTATATTCCTCTCCGATCGCGTCCGCTCCATCGACCCAG GTGAAGCGCCTCAAGATGACACCCCCAATGACCAAAACGACATGGACGTCGAAGATAACTGCGACAACCATTCTCTCGGGAGTTGGAAGGACGGGGCGGAGGTGAATTCTTCCAATGTGGAGACTCCGAGCCAGAGAATGTCTTGGGCCGACATGGCCCAAGAAGACGACGAGTTTGGCGTAGAAgaagacaacaacaacaatggtgGGAATGTTGTTATGGGTGATTCGAATGCTTCCTCTGATGTTGCCAAGGTTGAGAAGCCTACTCTGCCGAGGGAACAGAGGGAGTACATTAGGTTCATGAATGTGAGGCGAAAGAAGGACTTTATCTGCTTTGAGAGGGTTCATGGGAAGCTTGTGAACATTCTCGAAGGGCTTGAACTGCACACTGGGATTTTCAGTGCTGCTGAACAGAAGAGGATTGTTAATTATGTCGCCTCGTTGCAGGAGATGGGGAAAAAGGGAGAATTGAAAG AGCGGACGTTTTCAGCTCCCCAGAAGTGGATGAGGGGCAAGGGACGCCAAACCATCCAATTTGGGTGCTGTTACAATTATGCA GATAGAGATGGTAACCCACCTGGTATTCTTACGAATGGAATGGTTGATCCTATACCTGATCTTTTCAAGGTCATCATTCGACGTCTGGTCAAGTGGCATGTACTCCCTCCTACTTGTGTGCCAGATAGTTGCATTGTTAATATCTATGAAGAAGGGGACTGTATACCTCCACATATAGATAATCATGACTTTGTTCGACCGTTTTGCACTGTCTCATTTCTTAGTGAGTGCAATATAGTTTTTGGATCAAACTTAAAGATTGTAGGCCCTGGTGAATTTGATGGCTCAATTGCTATTCCGTTACCTATGGG ATCTGTACTTGTCTTGAATGGAAATGGGGCTGATGTAGCTAAACATTGTGTGCCTGCAGTTCCTACAAAAAG GATATCGATCACATTTAGAAGAATGGATGTGGCCAGGCGGCCATTTGGGTATGTTCCAGAACCCGATCTTCAGGGGATCCAACCATTGGCCTATGAAGTTGAGCAGGAAAAGAAATCAAGTGGGCACAGACCTAGTCGTCACACAAACAGACATAAAGTCAGGAGAGGAGGTGGCAGGAATGATGCATTGGGATCTGCAACTAGAAATGATAGGTTCTCAGAGCCCCGTGACTCAAATCTAAGTTCATCAAGATCTGCATCTAGAAATGATAGGTTCTCGGAGCCCCGTGACTCGAATGTAAGTTCACCAAGATCTGCATCTAGAAATGATAGGTTCTCGGAGCCCCATGACTCGAATCTAAGTTCCTCAAGATCTGCAAATAGGTGGAGTAGGAAGCCTGGTAGTTAA